The following nucleotide sequence is from Mesotoga sp. UBA6090.
GTGTCAACATCGGCATCTATATAGACCAGGAGGTCCGGCTTCTTCAGATACTCGATCATCGAATCGAACATTGTAACATACGCCTTGAATTCCCTGTCGGACATCTTTCCGGTCTCGAAGAGGTTTCGAGCGAAGATCTCTTTGTCTTCGTAAATTGATCGATCAAAGACTGTATTTTCATTCTCCTCGGCACTCTTTAGCGAGCAGTACCTGTGATAGAGAAAGTAAGTCTGGAGATGATAGGACCAACGCTTCTGATCGTAGTAGAAGTCTTCAAGGAAAGGATTATCGGAAACCGACTCGAAGTGAATCTTATAGCCCAGTCCTTCCGCTATTGCACCTGCTATTGTAGATTTGCCGGCACCGACATTGCCGGCAAGGACTATTATCTTGCCCAATCCGCATCACTCCTGTAAATCTAGTTCTGAGACAATTCTAGCATTAGTTCGTTCTAAGGAAACTCTAAGGTTCCTCACGTCAAATAGAATATTATCTACTGGAGGAAGTGAGACCGTAAAAAACCGCTACCAGAAACTGC
It contains:
- a CDS encoding deoxynucleoside kinase, with protein sequence MGKIIVLAGNVGAGKSTIAGAIAEGLGYKIHFESVSDNPFLEDFYYDQKRWSYHLQTYFLYHRYCSLKSAEENENTVFDRSIYEDKEIFARNLFETGKMSDREFKAYVTMFDSMIEYLKKPDLLVYIDADVDTILARIRRRGRQMETAVPIAYWEQLDRLYSSWIKEYDLSPVYKIDARSVDIVINPEKAQLITKEIMRML